A single window of Paenibacillus sp. FSL H8-0537 DNA harbors:
- a CDS encoding ABC transporter permease subunit, with amino-acid sequence MIQTAHIAIREVRLGFRNPWAYSFMGLFAIFMLCLLLINAQGYVQGYSGITGTTLNLILYLLPLMALLLGSFSLTAEKEDGSWELLSVYPLSTWSFILGKYIGLAIVLLVIVSIGFGLAGALGFAAGSGFGLLTYLQLLAFSSSVALFFLAIALLIGTLAKNRWQALTIAVAIWFFAIIGWPPLLIAVLGFMPYPMIKPTVTLLTFLNPAELSRLFTVVKLGGGAILGPEYYEWITWIRRPSGNFDFVAVALIWIGSVMAAAQLIWERRRLRG; translated from the coding sequence GTGATTCAGACCGCGCACATTGCAATAAGGGAAGTAAGGCTAGGGTTTCGCAATCCGTGGGCCTATTCCTTCATGGGACTGTTTGCTATATTTATGCTGTGTCTGCTCCTCATCAATGCGCAGGGCTACGTACAAGGCTATTCGGGCATCACGGGAACGACGCTTAATTTAATTTTATACTTATTGCCACTAATGGCATTGCTGCTGGGCTCTTTTTCCTTGACTGCCGAGAAGGAGGACGGGAGCTGGGAGCTGTTATCCGTCTATCCATTAAGCACATGGTCCTTTATCCTCGGCAAATATATCGGGCTCGCGATTGTGCTGCTTGTTATTGTTTCGATAGGCTTCGGGTTGGCAGGTGCTCTAGGTTTTGCTGCAGGCTCTGGCTTTGGACTGCTTACTTACTTGCAGCTGCTGGCTTTTTCCAGCAGCGTGGCCTTATTTTTTCTAGCGATCGCTCTGTTAATAGGTACGCTAGCGAAAAACCGTTGGCAGGCATTAACGATTGCCGTAGCGATCTGGTTTTTTGCGATTATTGGCTGGCCTCCGCTGCTTATTGCAGTGCTTGGCTTCATGCCTTACCCCATGATCAAACCTACGGTGACGCTGCTTACCTTTCTTAATCCAGCGGAGCTGTCCCGTCTATTTACAGTTGTAAAGCTTGGAGGGGGAGCAATTCTAGGTCCTGAATATTATGAATGGATTACATGGATCAGACGGCCTAGCGGCAACTTTGATTTTGTAGCAGTTGCACTGATATGGATTGGCAGTGTAATGGCAGCTGCACAACTCATATGGGAGAGGAGGCGCTTGCGTGGCTAA
- a CDS encoding ABC transporter ATP-binding protein has protein sequence MAKPMVRLDGITKKMKKQVIIEGLNLQIEEGQIVALCGGNGAGKSTILRMIAGISHPDSGKITVGGLQWKNNRKRYADLIGYMPDDFRFSQGLTAFETLAFWAALRGVPQRRVKELLQEVGLEDTGKKSVSSFSKGMRQRILFAQALLAKPPVVLMDEPTNGLDPYWIESFVRMVKETAASGQTVIFSTHQLHVAEALADRIALLRGGQIELEGTAADIRAQLGASGLQAAFAEWFGLTGKLNGY, from the coding sequence GTGGCTAAACCGATGGTTAGGCTAGATGGGATTACAAAAAAGATGAAGAAGCAAGTGATTATAGAAGGGCTTAATCTACAAATAGAAGAAGGCCAAATTGTCGCATTATGCGGTGGGAACGGTGCAGGCAAGAGCACGATTCTGAGAATGATTGCGGGCATTTCGCATCCTGACAGTGGCAAGATTACGGTTGGCGGTTTACAGTGGAAAAATAATCGTAAGCGTTATGCGGACCTTATTGGCTATATGCCTGATGATTTTCGCTTTAGTCAGGGGTTGACCGCATTTGAAACACTCGCCTTCTGGGCCGCGCTTCGTGGGGTACCACAGAGGAGAGTAAAGGAGCTTCTGCAAGAAGTTGGTCTTGAGGATACGGGAAAAAAATCAGTCTCCAGCTTCTCTAAAGGAATGAGGCAGCGTATATTGTTTGCGCAGGCTTTGCTGGCAAAGCCACCTGTCGTTCTAATGGATGAACCTACGAATGGACTTGATCCTTACTGGATCGAATCTTTTGTACGTATGGTTAAAGAAACCGCCGCGAGCGGTCAGACCGTTATCTTCTCCACGCACCAGCTTCATGTAGCCGAAGCTCTGGCAGATCGCATTGCTTTGCTACGAGGAGGTCAAATTGAGCTTGAAGGTACAGCAGCTGATATTCGAGCGCAGCTAGGCGCGAGCGGCCTGCAGGCAGCATTTGCTGAATGGTTTGGATTAACCGGAAAGCTTAACGGATACTAA